The region GCGGGCGGCGGTGGTGGCCTTGAGGATCTGCACGCCCACGTGCCCCAGCCCGCCGACTCCGATCACCACGGCGGTGCTGCCGGGCGGCAACTTCGGCCAGGAGCGGCGGATCGCGTGGTACGGGGTGAGCCCGGCATCGGTCAGCGGTGCGGCGTCGGCCGGATCCAAACCCTCCGGCAGAGGTACGACGTGCCGCGCGTCCGGGACCAGCTCGAACTCGGCCATCCCGCCGTCCAGTCCGAGGCCCCCGCCTCCGCTCGGCACCGGCGCACCGGACGGGTTCTCGCAGTACGTGTCGACACCGACCCGGCACCGGGCGCAGGTGCCACAGCCCCACGCGCCGAAGACGGCCACCGGTTGCCCGACGGACAGCCCGGTGACCCCGTCGCCGAGGGCGTGCACCCAGCCGGCGTTCTCGTGGCCGAGGGTGAATGGTGGGTTCCAGGGCATGGTGCCGGGCTCGAACTCGTCCATCAGATGCAAGTCGGAATGGCAGGCGCCGGCGCCGCCGACGCGGATCACCACCTGACCCGGCCCGGGCGTCGGGTCGGGAACCTCGACCAACTCCGGCGTCGACTTCCAGTCCGGCAATCGCAGCGCGCGCATCCGGTGCTCCCTCGCTCGACGGCACCGTTGGCTGCCCACCCCACCGACGGCCAAACGGCCGGCGTCGTACACCCCCGGCACCTCACCCGTTTCGGGTGAACCGGCCTCACCCGGGCGCGGGTGATCCTGCGGAGAACCGTGGGGGAGGGGAACTGATGGGCGTGACGGCAGAGGAGTACCTGCAACAGTTGGACGCCGGCCGGCGCCCCGACCTGCCGGAGACGACAGCGGGCACGCTGCGGCTGGACGTGCGCGGCGACGGTTGCACCGACCACTGGTTTCTGACCGTCTCCGACCAGCACGTCCAGGTGAGCCGCTCAGCTGACGACGCCGACCTGGTGGTCCGTATGG is a window of Micromonospora sp. WMMD961 DNA encoding:
- a CDS encoding NAD(P)-dependent alcohol dehydrogenase, whose amino-acid sequence is MRALRLPDWKSTPELVEVPDPTPGPGQVVIRVGGAGACHSDLHLMDEFEPGTMPWNPPFTLGHENAGWVHALGDGVTGLSVGQPVAVFGAWGCGTCARCRVGVDTYCENPSGAPVPSGGGGLGLDGGMAEFELVPDARHVVPLPEGLDPADAAPLTDAGLTPYHAIRRSWPKLPPGSTAVVIGVGGLGHVGVQILKATTAARVLAVDNRAEALRLAEECGADRAIMSGPDAAEEIRQATGGRGADVVLDFVGTDATLALGVATARTVGDLTIVGLGGGTVAVSFFAVPYEVSIATTYWGSRGELVEVLDLGARALVRPKTTRFSLDDALDAYQQMRDGTLEGRAVIVP